CGCCcgcgggcagcggggcgggcACGGGGAGCCCCTTCCCGGCCGGGACACGGCCTCCGCCTCCTGCCCCGGGCAGCCTGCGGCCCCACGAGGAGCAGGAGCCCAGCACCAGGCCCAGGGAAGGCTCCCGCCCATTGTCACAAGGAAGGCTCCCACCCCTCCTCACTGCAAAAGCAGGAGGTGGAAAGCcttaagagaaagggaaagcctCAGTTGCAAAGAGCGGCACAGCCGTTAGCTCgtcacacagctctgctgctgccagcctgcctCCTATTGCAAGGGAACAGGAGCTGGGCAAGGAATCGTGGTAACGTGTCAGTGCCCCGGCGGCTGGAAGTCCCTGCAGTCCATGCAATGCTTGAACTTGCCTCTGATAAGGGTCAGGTAACAGCCCAGCTTCCCAAAGTgaagtttttaaatgaagatcCTCGCTTCTGTCATTGTCTTGCAACATCCAGTTGATCCACATCGTGGGCCAAAATGAAGCAGTGGTATCAGTCTGCATCATAATCCCATCCTGGTGGAGGCTCTGTCAGATGTTGTGGTGCTGAGCAAGGCAGCCACAGTTTCTCAATCCTCCCTGCAGTAGTTATTAAATTGTAATTGTTTTGTGCTGAATCAGGGAGTCTTTGCCCTAGCGAAACTCACTGGGTGGCTCTTGTAGAGTTCATCGATACAATTCTACCTTGGCATAAACAGCTGAGGCTGATTGAGATCACCTGGAGTGAGTTTGACCTAATTCTAGGACAAACATGAGCCCCGTGGGTCAGACTAGagctctgctggctgtgccTGTTCTTAGAAACTGTCTTCCCACCACCTTTAATCTGCAAAACAGTCTGGGAGAATGCTGAGGGCACAGACTGGAACTGCCAACAGCCCGGCTTTAAGCGGACTATCACAGCAAACGCGCAGCTcccaggagggaggaagagcacGGACAGGAGGAGCTGTCAGCCCCTCAGCTCGCAGGGCCCTGCTGATTTCCTCCATCTGATAACGCGGGTGTGTGAATGAAACAGGAACAAACGCAGCGCTTGCAGCAGCTCGCTCCCACCTTGGGCTATGATACTTGTGGCCGTGCAGGAGGAAGATGGCACGGCGTCGTGTGCCGACGGGAGCTGCGTGGGGACAGAATCCGCCAGGGCCTGagtcctgctgccctcctgggaACAAGGCAGTGGCTGGACACAAGCACAGACAGTGCACAAGTGGGGTTACGCAGCCTCACAGCTGTATGGCCACAGGCAGACACTCACCAGATGGTGTGTTGGGGGCCCAGCATTCTCCCCAGAGTCCCTTCGAAGTTACTtatatttggggggggaattAAGAACCAGACTCGGGCGCTTCCACTGTTGGAAAAGGCTTCTTTATTGCTTAACCTTCTCCCCATCTccaaaaagaactaaaaaattATCACATAAAATGCATCTAAATCAGTTGCTATTACACTTCTGAAGAACTTAGATACTGAACACAGCTGTGCTCAGCAAGCTTCCCATGCGCTGAGCAGACTTTCTGGCACCTGTCACCGGCACTTTTGCATAGAGGCTAAAGCAAATTTGGTACCTGGATATCCTGGCAGAAGGTTCCCATGATAAGGCCCGGAACACAACGATGTCCTTGGCTTGGAGCACAGCAGCCACAGGGCTGGAAGGCTCATGAGGAATTTCTATCTTCTGTCTTTACTCAGGGACCTCgcttgagaaacaaagacaaggATCCACAGCCAGGAGAGAGGACATCGGGTTAAAacagggggctgcagcacagcgcTGCTGAGCTATCACAAACCATGCACCAACAGCAGTGGCATAACTTTAATTTGGCATGATGTTGTGTGGCTAAAATACATCTCAGCACAGCTGCAACAGGAGGCTGGGGGCCATCCGCCATACTTTGGGGCTTTCTGTGCTCTCAGACTGATGAAACCATGTGCAAGGAGCAGTTTCTTGCTCTCCAGTGCCTGGAAACTTTACTCAGGGGGCTGAATTTTATGGCTCGTTACTTTTTCAGATCAGAATCTGATCTGATAGCTGTTGGTGCGACTGAACGACAGAGGCTCAGGACACCATCACTGATCTGATCAGCTTATTCTGTCCCTGACTGACCTCAGTGACTTCAGCCACAGTGGCTCTTAGCACAGGACAAGGGATTTACACCGCTAAAGTATTTTCGAATGGTCCACAGGTCAGCCAAAGCTGACACAGAAAGGCAGACTGGTGGTCCAGAAGACGAGAAAGCTGGAGAACCAGCGCCTTCAGGAACAAGCGGTGTGTACTCCAGTCCACAAACCCCCAGCTAAGCCACCCGCACCTGTTTGCAGTACATTTTGTTGTCATGCGAGAGCCATCTCCCCGCAGTGTGAAGCCTGTAGCAGCAAATACAACGGTCAACTACCCAAAGTTCCAGGTCGTTATCACAGGCTCTATTTCCCATAATATTTCTTTAATCAAGAAAGCAAATCCTGAGTGAAGCTCTTCCCTTTGTCTCATGCCATTCTGGCAAACGTCAGTAACTTCAGGGATTAACATCAACTGGCAGCTTGAATTCCTTTAGTGAGTAAAAGGCAATTTCTCCGTGGTCCACCAGTGCAAAGACCACCGGGACGTCCCCGCTCTGATATGTAACCTGCTTCAAAGCCCGAAGGGATGGGATCTGCTCGTCAAAGctgtggagggaaaaaatagcCTGTTGTTTACATATTCTTGCTTTGAGAACAAAGCTGTCCTGGCCAGCGATCACAACAGCTCCTTCTGGTCATAGGAGCTGGTTGTAAACCTCCCCACCCCTTTCAATCAAAGCAGGAAGCTGATGAGCACACTGAGAGATGCTGAGAGCACGCTGCATGTTGGGAACGGGGAGCTGTCAAACCCTTTGCCAAAAGCAAAGGCAACTGCAAAATTCTCCACGCTGTGCCGATTAGATGCAGCTCACTGGGCTACTGGCCAGTTGCCAATCCAATGCAGTCTTAATACCTTTGTGCTTGGAAGATCTTTGGGTTGCTGGGATCAACACCCAACCTGCTTTTCCCTTCGTTTTAATTCTGCAGAGTGTTTGCTcataaatggaaatatttgtgcAGCAAGAATCATCCTACTTGCCCGTGACACAGACCTTTGTCAAACTGCATTACCacctgccttcctctgcctactgcagctgcagcaagggAAGGAGGGACGGTTTGAGCACACCAAAGTTAGGAAAGGCAGGGACTGAACTTTGTACCTGTCCACAGAATTTAAGTATCAGATTCTGGAGCCAGCAAGAAAGGGGACGCCTATCCTCTGTCCGTACTGATTTTAAAGTTACATTtaacaaagataaaaatgctAAACCCATGGTCCTGAGCCCGTAGGGAGCTCTGTGGAGGTACATCTCTGCAGAAATCCACAGGGAGCTGCACTGGCTGAGGATTCAGCTGCCATGCAGGTCCCCGCAAGACTGAGCTCTAGATGAGTTTCGTGTGTGTTGCATAAATACAGCTGTGGCGTCTTCTTATCCCTGACTCCAGTAATACTCACAGACACGAGTAGCAACCGTATGACAAATAGTGTGGGCTGAGTGCAAGGGCTAGAGGAATTGCGAGCCACAGCCTCcaacaaaagaggaagaaaaaaaagaaaacaataaaacatttctggGCAGGACCACCCTAAGGGAGGCACTCTGATGAACTGCAAAGCTCACAAGATCCTGGGTCATTTACAGATCATTTGGACTTACTGCCTGCTTCAAAACCCCGCATAAGACCCGCGCATACCTCTGAACACACATCCTGACGTATGGTTTCCCAGGGTTTGTCTTCTTAAACTTGGCCACAGCATCGGCTTGATACACATTGAAGCTTATCTTCATGCTCTCTGGGTCCTCCTGCAGCCTACAGAAGAGGGAACAAATCCACGTACTTAAGGGATTGAAACACTGTATGGGGTAGATAAATCAGATGAAAGACGGAACAAAAGCTGTGAAGCCTGGCTAGTTTGGGCCCTGTGACAGGCTTCACTCCTCAAGGGACTGACCCTGGGTCTACTACAGTTACTTTCCAGATCTTCTATGTTCTGTAGCcagaccagagccagctcctgccccacatctgccaCTCTCCTCTCCGTGCAACCCTTTGCAAGAAGTACCACTAACAGGTACAGAAGCAAAGCACTGCTCTGTCCCACAGGGACAGCACGCAGACGCCACACAGACTCCTTAAGACAAGAGCAGAACTAAAACTCCCAAGGCTTTACCATCGCTGCAGCAGGGACGGCAGCACATCCCAGGGAGGAGGCAGACGTGAGACCCAACCCACATCTGCAGGAccacagagcagagcactgGATTCTCTGGACATTCTGGATGCCAGGCAACTCCCAAGCTGCTGCCGCGAGCGTCTCACAGACCTCACAAGCAGGGACGGTCACAAGACAGCCCCGTTCCCTACCAGCCACGAGCCGGCTGGCTGGCTACTAACCGGGAGGCTCCATCCAGGATGTGGGAGGGCTGCAGCACGCTGATCTGCTGGAGGATCGCAGCTGGAGggagaaagaacaggaaaggaTCAGACCAGCTATTTCTCTCCCAGGGCACTCCAAGCGCTCCACCACCACCCACGAGCCTTCCTCCTCCGACAATGGCTGGCAGCACCACAGTCACCACTGGCTACTTCAAAGACCTCAACTTCCTCATCTCCTCCCAGCACACAGCCCAGAACACCCTGCAACTGCTTTGCAATCTTGCTGGCCCTGATTTCACATGCCTAACAGCCTAGCAGGAGGGATTGCAATACAGCAGGACATGGGGAACAGATTAGGAGACCTCCTAAGGCCCTATTTATCCTGGCACTTGAGTGGGCTatagaaagagacagaaaggcAAGAAGACaagctttcttctcccccccgATCCGTGGGCTCCTCTGTGCCTGCTTTGCCCAGGCCTTGTTATGAGGTTTTCCTTCTCAAGGCACTGCCCCTAAACTGACATTTAGCTTCCCCAAGCTGACATTTAGCTTCCCCGAGTCGTCTGTTTGCTGTTGCATAAACAGGGGCAGGGTGTGCGTGTCCCCGGCAGGTTCCCACAGCCGCTACCTGTGGAAGTAGCTTCCTCTGGCCGCAGAAGCGGTGTGACAGCTTGGTCCCAGAGATGCGGCGGTCGTCTCCAAACCCTCTGCTGGCTCCTCTGCTTCAAAAGGGCTTTGTACTCCTGCCAGCTGGAGCAGCGCCTCACCTCCCTGTCAGCATTGACACTGCTCTTGTACCTGCTTTCCCTCTCCCGCTGCTCCCTTTCCTTCCGTGACAGCTTCTCCTGTTTTAGGTTGATGCGTCTACACCAGGAAGCTGCGTCAACTTCCCTCCCTGGCACATTTTCTGGCAGAAGCCCGCTGTCAGGTGAAGGCAGATGTGTGCACGGCTGATCTGGGGCCACGTTTGGCAAGATGATGGTGGTAAAATCCCAGCGCGGCGCACGGGTGCCAGTGCTGCTTGCCTCGTggtctccagccctgctcctggaggGGCTCGGGGAGTTCTTTTGTTCTGTATCAAGAGGAACTGGGTTTGACTGCTCCTCTCCACTGCCAGCATCCAATTCCTTTGGCTGCTCTGACAAGGGCTTTTCATCCAAGGGAAGGCAGCTGGAATCTCCACAGTCATCTCCAGCTTTTTCAGGGGTCCCTTCAGCTTCTGGAAGGTCCTCAGACACTTTATGTTTCTTCTCAAGTGACCTAaggacagaagcagcagcataaAAGACAGCAAGGGTTTGTGGTGGGACATCATTCCCTTTAAATCCTGCCTCCCGCCTTGTAACAGGACAAAAGCAGTCTGCTGGGCCTGAAGGAAGGGTGGCAGGAGCCCCTAGCCAGGAGAACCCCAGTCCCAGCAGACACATGTTCTCAACCCGCCCGCAGCCTCCACACCCCGGCTACTGACCCAAACACCTCCACGCAACCACGATGGACGTCAGCCAAACCGAACAGGCCTCAGATACCAGCACACGCTTGGCAGAAACCTGTCTGACAGCACTCTGGTATGACATTcagtccctggctcccaggaaAGATGAGGCAGTTCCTAAACCAGCAGTTTTATCTCCCAGTTCCTAAAACTTCAGAGCTCCTTGGGCACCAATTTCCTCGGTAAGAGGAGGACTGGAGTTGCAGACCAGTCTCTTCCTCCTCGTTTCTTAAAGGAGGACGCCATCTACTGGAAACTGTCATAATTATAATAGCAAAATTAGTAATTATATCAGCTTGTTTGCATTTTGGCAACTTCTCGAGGCAATGTGAAAGGACCAGGACCCATCTATGCTCTCTGCTGTGCAGGCCTAGCATGCAAGCTACGTTAAAAGGATGAAGAAGTACAAGATGGGCACTGTGGAGTCTTGCGCTCCCTctaaaaaaggagaagagaagacatCTGCCACTTTTCTTCTGCGCTGACCTCTCTCCCCTTCTATTTTGGCATCTCATCGCTGCAGTTGGGAAGCTTGGTGGCAGCTCACCCCCATCAGACCCGCATGAAGTGCAGATGTGCCAAGAGCACGCTGCAAAGAGCTCAGGAAGAGCACTGCAGTGCCTGGGGAGGGCACCCACAGCAGGAAGGGCTGAAGACGCTGTAGCAAAGTAACTGGTCCTGAGCCAGCAGGGCCTGGGAGAGCAGGAAAAAGACTTTGGGCCACAGCCTTACCCGGGGCTGGaactcctcctccttttccgATGGTGTTTCCCTGAGCTCTTGCAGTGACTTTCCAGGTTCAGCTGCCTCTCGTAGGGCGACAGGACAGTACTGCAAGGAGACACCGACACAGAGACTGAGAGCAGGGCAGGGTAGCAAAACTACCCTTCTGCTCAGCCCCCAGAATACAGCAGCAAAAACCTTTTCTTCCAGGCACAGGAAATCCACAAGCAGGACCAAGACAGTCCTCAATTCATGCCCCATGGCATGTCCCCAGTCACCTCCTCAAGAGGGAGGAGCAAGGAAGGGTAGAGTGCCACTTTTAGCCTTTAATCCTCCCAAGAGGTGGAATGCAGGGTCAGAGTCCTCTTCTCTGCTGTTCCATTAGAGCCATGTAGGGGGCACAGGGCTGCTCAGGAtcttcagaaaggagaaagcagcGCGGAAAGGAAAAGCTGGTTACCTGGGGTTGAATCTCAGTACAATATAACCCAGTTGCTTCAAGTGGCTGAAAACCTTGgagcaaaggaaagcaagaaggTTAATTTACTTCAGTTCTGCTGCAACTGGGTAAACACCGTGTGGCATGGGAAGAGTAAAAAACCCCTAAGGTTAGGGCCCGAAGAAAAGGTAGGAAAACAGGAACCGATCATCTGGAAAAAGATGAGTGGGGGAAAAACCTCAGAatgcctccccttccctccctacCTGCCTACCCTGCCCTTAGCCCCTGGAAGAGGCCGTGCGGCAGAGGCTGGGCTCCCTGCTTTCATCCTCCCAACACACCTGGTAATGGGACAGGCTCATCTCCTCCTGGGACAGCAGCATCTCATAGCCTTCTTGGATCGACAAGGGCAGATTCCTGTAAAAGAGCTGAACAGAGCCCTGCAGGGCAAAAACTGACATTTAGAGAATCCCAGGGAACAAATCTATGAAAGGTCACAACGGTCTCTTCCCACTGGCCCCGACAGCTGGTGCTAGCACCCTCCTTCACATCATATCCATGCCTCCCCACGTGCCACCTGGACTACGTGCAGTCCCTCTCCCATGCAGTCCCCCAACGCCCTGGGTTTAGCAGCCAGGTAAGGAGTTCCCAGCCACAGctctcagctcctgccctggcACTGCCCCATCCATCTAGAGGACGCAGGTGGCAGCTCGACACTCAACTGTTAAAATATCACTGCTTTGGGAGATCGCTCTCTATAACTGTGATGATCTCAGTGATTGAGGACACAGCACAACTACAAAACATTTAGGACCAGCAACACCAAGAGAGCTGGAACAGGAGAATTGATGGCATCCTCAGATACCATCAACTGGTGGCTCCTCAGAAGCATTTACTGCAGCCTCAGTGATCCCACAGGTAGATTTCTCCAGGCAACGGCAACTAACCTCCAGGAGGCAGTTTTAGGCTAtgcctctttttccttttcctaagattaaaaaaaaaaaaaaaagggaaaaaaagaaaaaaaggaaaaaaaaaagctaaggcACTAGGAACATACCTCTGCAGTGGGACAGGATGAAGgcatcacagtatcacagatttctaggttggaagagacctcaagatcatcgagtccaacctccgacctaacactaagtactccactaaaccatatcgctaagctctacatctaaacgtcttttaaagacctccagggatggtgactccaccacctccctgggcagcccgttccaatgcttaataaccctttcggtaaagaagtacttcctaacatccaacctaaaactcccctgtcgcaactttcgcccattccccctcgtcctgtcaccaggc
The genomic region above belongs to Anser cygnoides isolate HZ-2024a breed goose chromosome 19, Taihu_goose_T2T_genome, whole genome shotgun sequence and contains:
- the TSEN54 gene encoding tRNA-splicing endonuclease subunit Sen54, translating into MEPGGPRSLSAAELPAARGRSRAARYRGGPKEAAPDGSEEQAERLRLCRDEQWRRLAEERVERLGNLVKAEWKPEKGIVELQSPAGKFWHTMGFSERGKQCLLPEEALYLLECGSVQLFYRNLPLSIQEGYEMLLSQEEMSLSHYQVFSHLKQLGYIVLRFNPSTVLSPYERQLNLESHCKSSGKHHRKRRRSSSPGSLEKKHKVSEDLPEAEGTPEKAGDDCGDSSCLPLDEKPLSEQPKELDAGSGEEQSNPVPLDTEQKNSPSPSRSRAGDHEASSTGTRAPRWDFTTIILPNVAPDQPCTHLPSPDSGLLPENVPGREVDAASWCRRINLKQEKLSRKEREQRERESRYKSSVNADREVRRCSSWQEYKALLKQRSQQRVWRRPPHLWDQAVTPLLRPEEATSTAAILQQISVLQPSHILDGASRLQEDPESMKISFNVYQADAVAKFKKTNPGKPYVRMCVQSFDEQIPSLRALKQVTYQSGDVPVVFALVDHGEIAFYSLKEFKLPVDVNP